One window from the genome of Ailuropoda melanoleuca isolate Jingjing chromosome 5, ASM200744v2, whole genome shotgun sequence encodes:
- the IRF4 gene encoding interferon regulatory factor 4 isoform X3 gives MNLEGSGRGGEFGMSSVSCGNGKLRQWLIDQIDSGKYPGLVWENEEKSIFRIPWKHAGKQDYNREEDAALFKAWALFKGKFREGIDKPDPPTWKTRLRCALNKSNDFEELVERSQLDISDPYKVYRIVPEGAKKGAKQLTLEDPQMTMSHPYTMTAPYTSLPAQQVHNYMMPSHDRSWREYVPDQSLPEIPYQCPVTFGSRSHHWQGPACENDCRLHICLYYREILVKELTTSSPEGCRISHGHTYDASNLDQVLFPYPEDNGQRKNIEKLLSHLERGVVLWMAPDGLYAKRLCQSRIYWDGPLALCSDRPNKLERDQTCKLFDTQQFLAELQAFAHHGRPLPRFQVTLCFGEEFPDPQRQRKLITAHVEPLLARQLYYFAQQNSGHFLRGYDLPEHISSPEDYHRSIRHSSIQE, from the exons ATGAACCTGGAAGGCAGCGGCCGCGGCGGGGAGTTCGGCATGAGCTCCGTGAGCTGCGGCAACGGGAAACTCCGCCAGTGGCTGATCGACCAGATCGACAGCGGCAAGTACCCAGGGCTGGTGTGGGAGAACGAGGAGAAGAGCATCTTCCGCATCCCCTGGAAGCACGCGGGCAAGCAGGACTACAACCGCGAGGAGGACGCCGCCCTCTTCAAG GCTTGGGCACTATTTAAAGGAAAGTTCCGAGAAGGCATAGATAAGCCAGACCCTCCTACCTGGAAGACCCGTTTGCGATGTGCTTTGAACAAGAGCAATGATTTTGAGGAACTGGTGGAGAGGAGCCAGCTGGACATCTCAGACCCCTACAAAGTGTACAGGATTGTTCCTGAGGGTGCAAAAAAAG GAGCAAAGCAGCTCACCCTGGAGGACCCACAGATGACCATGAGCCATCCCTACACCATGACAGCTCCTTACACCTCACTCCCAGCTCAG CAGGTTCATAACTACATGATGCCGTCCCACGACCGAAGCTGGAGGGAGTACGTCCCTGATCAGTCCCTCCCAGAAATCCCGTATCAGTGTCCCGTGACGTTTGGGTCTCGCAGCCATCACTGGCAAGGCCCGGCTTGTGAAAATG ACTGTCGACTCCACATCTGTTTGTACTACCGGGAGATCTTGGTGAAAGAGCTGACCACGTCTAGCCCAGAAGGCTGTCGGATCTCCCACGGGCACACTTATGATGCCAGTAACCTAGACCAGGTCCTTTTCCCCTACCCAGAGGACAATGGCCAGAGGAAAAACATCGAGAAACTCCTGAGCCACCTGGAAAGGGGTGTGGTCCTCTGGATGGCCCCCGACGGGCTTTATGCCAAAAGACTGTGCCAAAGCAGGATCTACTGGGATGGGCCCCTGGCACTGTGCAGTGACCGGCCCAATAAACTGGAGAGGGACCAGACCTGCAAGCTCTTTGACACACAGCAATTTTTAGCAG AGCTGCAAGCTTTTGCTCACCATGGCCGTCCCCTGCCAAGATTCCAGGTAACTCTGTGCTTCGGAGAAGAGTTTCCAGATCCTCAAAGGCAAAGGAAGCTCATCACTGCTCAC GTCGAACCTCTCCTAGCCAGACAACTGTATTATTTTGCTCAGCAAAACAGTGGACATTTCCTGAGGGGCTATGATTTACCCGAACACATTAGCAGTCCAGAGGATTATCACAGATCTATTCGCCACTCCTCCATTCAAGAATGA
- the IRF4 gene encoding interferon regulatory factor 4 isoform X2: protein MNLEGSGRGGEFGMSSVSCGNGKLRQWLIDQIDSGKYPGLVWENEEKSIFRIPWKHAGKQDYNREEDAALFKAWALFKGKFREGIDKPDPPTWKTRLRCALNKSNDFEELVERSQLDISDPYKVYRIVPEGAKKGAKQLTLEDPQMTMSHPYTMTAPYTSLPAQVHNYMMPSHDRSWREYVPDQSLPEIPYQCPVTFGSRSHHWQGPACENGCQVTGTFYACAPPESQAPGIPIEPSIRSAEALALSDCRLHICLYYREILVKELTTSSPEGCRISHGHTYDASNLDQVLFPYPEDNGQRKNIEKLLSHLERGVVLWMAPDGLYAKRLCQSRIYWDGPLALCSDRPNKLERDQTCKLFDTQQFLAELQAFAHHGRPLPRFQVTLCFGEEFPDPQRQRKLITAHVEPLLARQLYYFAQQNSGHFLRGYDLPEHISSPEDYHRSIRHSSIQE, encoded by the exons ATGAACCTGGAAGGCAGCGGCCGCGGCGGGGAGTTCGGCATGAGCTCCGTGAGCTGCGGCAACGGGAAACTCCGCCAGTGGCTGATCGACCAGATCGACAGCGGCAAGTACCCAGGGCTGGTGTGGGAGAACGAGGAGAAGAGCATCTTCCGCATCCCCTGGAAGCACGCGGGCAAGCAGGACTACAACCGCGAGGAGGACGCCGCCCTCTTCAAG GCTTGGGCACTATTTAAAGGAAAGTTCCGAGAAGGCATAGATAAGCCAGACCCTCCTACCTGGAAGACCCGTTTGCGATGTGCTTTGAACAAGAGCAATGATTTTGAGGAACTGGTGGAGAGGAGCCAGCTGGACATCTCAGACCCCTACAAAGTGTACAGGATTGTTCCTGAGGGTGCAAAAAAAG GAGCAAAGCAGCTCACCCTGGAGGACCCACAGATGACCATGAGCCATCCCTACACCATGACAGCTCCTTACACCTCACTCCCAGCTCAG GTTCATAACTACATGATGCCGTCCCACGACCGAAGCTGGAGGGAGTACGTCCCTGATCAGTCCCTCCCAGAAATCCCGTATCAGTGTCCCGTGACGTTTGGGTCTCGCAGCCATCACTGGCAAGGCCCGGCTTGTGAAAATG GTTGCCAGGTGACAGGAACCTTTTATGCTTGTGCCCCACCTGAGTCCCAGGCCCCTGGAATCCCCATAGAGCCAAGCATAAGGTCTGCTGAAGCCTTGGCGCTCTCAG ACTGTCGACTCCACATCTGTTTGTACTACCGGGAGATCTTGGTGAAAGAGCTGACCACGTCTAGCCCAGAAGGCTGTCGGATCTCCCACGGGCACACTTATGATGCCAGTAACCTAGACCAGGTCCTTTTCCCCTACCCAGAGGACAATGGCCAGAGGAAAAACATCGAGAAACTCCTGAGCCACCTGGAAAGGGGTGTGGTCCTCTGGATGGCCCCCGACGGGCTTTATGCCAAAAGACTGTGCCAAAGCAGGATCTACTGGGATGGGCCCCTGGCACTGTGCAGTGACCGGCCCAATAAACTGGAGAGGGACCAGACCTGCAAGCTCTTTGACACACAGCAATTTTTAGCAG AGCTGCAAGCTTTTGCTCACCATGGCCGTCCCCTGCCAAGATTCCAGGTAACTCTGTGCTTCGGAGAAGAGTTTCCAGATCCTCAAAGGCAAAGGAAGCTCATCACTGCTCAC GTCGAACCTCTCCTAGCCAGACAACTGTATTATTTTGCTCAGCAAAACAGTGGACATTTCCTGAGGGGCTATGATTTACCCGAACACATTAGCAGTCCAGAGGATTATCACAGATCTATTCGCCACTCCTCCATTCAAGAATGA
- the IRF4 gene encoding interferon regulatory factor 4 isoform X1 gives MNLEGSGRGGEFGMSSVSCGNGKLRQWLIDQIDSGKYPGLVWENEEKSIFRIPWKHAGKQDYNREEDAALFKAWALFKGKFREGIDKPDPPTWKTRLRCALNKSNDFEELVERSQLDISDPYKVYRIVPEGAKKGAKQLTLEDPQMTMSHPYTMTAPYTSLPAQQVHNYMMPSHDRSWREYVPDQSLPEIPYQCPVTFGSRSHHWQGPACENGCQVTGTFYACAPPESQAPGIPIEPSIRSAEALALSDCRLHICLYYREILVKELTTSSPEGCRISHGHTYDASNLDQVLFPYPEDNGQRKNIEKLLSHLERGVVLWMAPDGLYAKRLCQSRIYWDGPLALCSDRPNKLERDQTCKLFDTQQFLAELQAFAHHGRPLPRFQVTLCFGEEFPDPQRQRKLITAHVEPLLARQLYYFAQQNSGHFLRGYDLPEHISSPEDYHRSIRHSSIQE, from the exons ATGAACCTGGAAGGCAGCGGCCGCGGCGGGGAGTTCGGCATGAGCTCCGTGAGCTGCGGCAACGGGAAACTCCGCCAGTGGCTGATCGACCAGATCGACAGCGGCAAGTACCCAGGGCTGGTGTGGGAGAACGAGGAGAAGAGCATCTTCCGCATCCCCTGGAAGCACGCGGGCAAGCAGGACTACAACCGCGAGGAGGACGCCGCCCTCTTCAAG GCTTGGGCACTATTTAAAGGAAAGTTCCGAGAAGGCATAGATAAGCCAGACCCTCCTACCTGGAAGACCCGTTTGCGATGTGCTTTGAACAAGAGCAATGATTTTGAGGAACTGGTGGAGAGGAGCCAGCTGGACATCTCAGACCCCTACAAAGTGTACAGGATTGTTCCTGAGGGTGCAAAAAAAG GAGCAAAGCAGCTCACCCTGGAGGACCCACAGATGACCATGAGCCATCCCTACACCATGACAGCTCCTTACACCTCACTCCCAGCTCAG CAGGTTCATAACTACATGATGCCGTCCCACGACCGAAGCTGGAGGGAGTACGTCCCTGATCAGTCCCTCCCAGAAATCCCGTATCAGTGTCCCGTGACGTTTGGGTCTCGCAGCCATCACTGGCAAGGCCCGGCTTGTGAAAATG GTTGCCAGGTGACAGGAACCTTTTATGCTTGTGCCCCACCTGAGTCCCAGGCCCCTGGAATCCCCATAGAGCCAAGCATAAGGTCTGCTGAAGCCTTGGCGCTCTCAG ACTGTCGACTCCACATCTGTTTGTACTACCGGGAGATCTTGGTGAAAGAGCTGACCACGTCTAGCCCAGAAGGCTGTCGGATCTCCCACGGGCACACTTATGATGCCAGTAACCTAGACCAGGTCCTTTTCCCCTACCCAGAGGACAATGGCCAGAGGAAAAACATCGAGAAACTCCTGAGCCACCTGGAAAGGGGTGTGGTCCTCTGGATGGCCCCCGACGGGCTTTATGCCAAAAGACTGTGCCAAAGCAGGATCTACTGGGATGGGCCCCTGGCACTGTGCAGTGACCGGCCCAATAAACTGGAGAGGGACCAGACCTGCAAGCTCTTTGACACACAGCAATTTTTAGCAG AGCTGCAAGCTTTTGCTCACCATGGCCGTCCCCTGCCAAGATTCCAGGTAACTCTGTGCTTCGGAGAAGAGTTTCCAGATCCTCAAAGGCAAAGGAAGCTCATCACTGCTCAC GTCGAACCTCTCCTAGCCAGACAACTGTATTATTTTGCTCAGCAAAACAGTGGACATTTCCTGAGGGGCTATGATTTACCCGAACACATTAGCAGTCCAGAGGATTATCACAGATCTATTCGCCACTCCTCCATTCAAGAATGA